In Flavobacterium endoglycinae, one DNA window encodes the following:
- a CDS encoding HopJ type III effector protein produces MSIQAFLEKVKQTPTQITFPETIAVIEENYNFTPTAFQNGTQHNAAGENSGSCKLFSFAKLQNLNKEETLACFGAFYFEEVLGDPNGTNHQNIRNFINLGWDGIQFEGNALELK; encoded by the coding sequence ATGAGCATTCAAGCCTTTTTAGAAAAAGTAAAACAAACACCAACACAAATCACATTTCCAGAAACTATTGCAGTAATTGAAGAAAATTACAACTTTACTCCAACTGCTTTTCAAAACGGAACACAACATAACGCAGCAGGCGAAAATTCAGGTTCTTGTAAATTGTTTTCTTTTGCAAAACTTCAAAATTTAAATAAAGAAGAAACCTTAGCTTGTTTTGGCGCTTTTTATTTTGAAGAAGTTTTAGGCGATCCAAACGGAACCAATCACCAAAACATTAGAAACTTCATCAACTTAGGCTGGGACGGAATTCAGTTTGAAGGAAATGCACTTGAATTAAAATAA